The following is a genomic window from Amphiura filiformis chromosome 4, Afil_fr2py, whole genome shotgun sequence.
atcgtTCAGCCAATTGGGCaacaagaaagaacatgaaatcacataaatgtagctattgtaacaaatcattccgcCAATTGGGAAACAAGAAAGAACACGAAAGGATTCATACacgagagaaacctcataaatgcagGTATTGTGGCAAATCATTCACGACATTGGGAAACAAGAATacgcatgaaatgattcatacaggagagaaacctcatcaatgtaaatACTGCAATCAATCATTCCGCCATTTGGGCCACAAGAAAGATCATGAAATGATCCATACAGGTAAGAAACCTCATAAgtgtagctattgcaacaaatcattccgcCGATTAAGAaacaagaaagaacatgaaatgattcatacaggagagaaacctcatcaatgtagctactgcaacaaatcattccGCCGTTTGGGCCcaaagaaagaacatgaaatgattcatatggGAAAGAAACATGAATGCAGACATTGTGGCAAATTATTCACGACACTGGGATACAAACATATTCATGAAAAGAtgcatacaggagagaaacctcatgaATGTaggtattgtaacaaatcattcaaccGATCGGTAtataagaaaaaacatgaaaagattcacacaggagagaaaccttatcaatgtagatactgt
Proteins encoded in this region:
- the LOC140151010 gene encoding uncharacterized protein, with amino-acid sequence MKRFTRARTRINAAIVTNRSANWATRKNMKSHKCSYCNKSFRQLGNKKEHERIHTREKPHKCRYCGKSFTTLGNKNTHEMIHTGEKPHQCKYCNQSFRHLGHKKDHEMIHTGKKPHKCSYCNKSFRRLRNKKEHEMIHTGEKPHQCSYCNKSFRRLGPKKEHEMIHMGKKHECRHCGKLFTTLGYKHIHEKMHTGEKPHECRYCNKSFNRSVYKKKHEKIHTGEKPYQCRYCNKSFSRLGNKNTHEMIHTGEKPHKCKYCNKSFRHLGHKNEHEMIHTGDKPHQCSYCNKSFTTLNGKKKHEMSKKHRKLMDAAI